In Chryseobacterium oranimense, a single window of DNA contains:
- the folE gene encoding GTP cyclohydrolase I FolE produces the protein MVDFTDNDDDIFTGKEHTPIRKDAFDKSPEEKIEKITELFGEIMETLGMDMTDDSLKDSPRRVAKMYVNEIFGGLLPENKPGISTFSNKYKYRQMLVEKDITVYSFCEHHFLPIIGRAHVAYISNGEVIGLSKINRIVDYYAKRPQVQERLTMQIVDALKEALGTKDVACIIDAKHLCVNCRGIKDTASSTITAELSGIFRTNPITRQEFLHYVGSHAKLDY, from the coding sequence ATGGTTGATTTTACCGATAACGACGATGATATTTTCACAGGAAAAGAACATACGCCTATTAGGAAAGATGCATTTGATAAATCGCCAGAGGAAAAAATAGAAAAAATTACCGAACTTTTCGGTGAAATTATGGAAACGCTGGGGATGGACATGACGGATGATTCTTTGAAAGACTCACCGAGACGTGTTGCCAAAATGTACGTGAATGAAATTTTTGGAGGGCTTCTTCCTGAAAACAAACCGGGAATTTCCACTTTTTCCAATAAGTATAAATACCGCCAGATGCTGGTGGAAAAGGATATTACCGTATATTCTTTCTGCGAACACCATTTTCTGCCGATCATCGGAAGAGCCCATGTAGCCTATATTTCAAACGGTGAAGTGATTGGCCTCTCCAAGATCAACAGGATTGTGGATTATTATGCAAAAAGACCGCAGGTTCAGGAAAGACTGACTATGCAGATCGTAGATGCTCTGAAAGAAGCGCTGGGTACTAAAGATGTGGCATGTATTATTGATGCAAAACATTTATGTGTGAACTGCAGAGGAATAAAAGATACGGCAAGTTCTACCATTACGGCAGAATTAAGCGGAATTTTCAGGACCAACCCGATCACCAGACAGGAATTCCTTCATTATGTGGGAAGTCATGCAAAACTTGATTATTAA
- the metF gene encoding methylenetetrahydrofolate reductase [NAD(P)H], producing MKITEHIKNANGKTLFSLEVVPPQKGIGIEDLYTNIDPLMEFKPPFIDVTTSREEYIYIDKGNGLMERRITRMRPGTLGICAAIQHKYNVDTVPHLLCGGFTKEETEYLLVDCMYLGIDNIMALRGDAMKGHQYFEPTPGGHASAMDLVHQINDLGRGKYLHNDETVCDELNKFCIGVAGYPEKHMEAPSMNYDLKWLKQKVDAGADYIVTQMFFDNKRFIEFVKKAREMGITVPIIPGIKPIATKKHLKILPQVFKIDLPEELINEVENAKNNEAVKQIGIEWAIAQCKELLDFGVPVLHFYSMGKSDNIKKVAGELF from the coding sequence ATGAAGATCACTGAACACATAAAAAACGCAAATGGGAAAACATTATTCTCCTTAGAGGTGGTTCCGCCTCAGAAAGGAATCGGGATTGAAGATCTCTATACCAATATAGATCCGCTTATGGAGTTTAAACCACCTTTTATAGACGTTACAACTTCCAGAGAAGAATATATTTACATTGATAAAGGGAACGGGCTGATGGAACGCCGCATCACCAGAATGCGCCCCGGAACCCTGGGGATCTGTGCCGCCATCCAGCATAAATATAATGTAGATACTGTTCCGCACTTACTTTGCGGTGGATTTACCAAAGAAGAAACCGAATATCTTCTGGTAGACTGTATGTATCTGGGAATAGACAACATCATGGCTCTGAGAGGCGATGCGATGAAAGGACATCAGTACTTTGAACCTACACCGGGCGGCCATGCCAGTGCAATGGATCTTGTTCATCAGATCAATGATCTGGGAAGAGGGAAGTATCTTCACAATGATGAAACAGTCTGTGATGAGCTTAACAAATTCTGCATTGGGGTAGCCGGTTACCCGGAAAAACATATGGAAGCTCCTTCCATGAATTATGACCTGAAATGGCTGAAGCAAAAAGTAGACGCCGGAGCAGATTATATCGTTACACAGATGTTTTTTGACAATAAAAGATTTATAGAATTCGTAAAAAAGGCAAGAGAAATGGGAATTACAGTTCCTATTATTCCGGGTATCAAACCTATTGCTACGAAAAAACACCTTAAAATTCTGCCGCAAGTATTCAAGATTGACCTTCCCGAAGAACTCATCAACGAAGTGGAAAATGCAAAGAATAATGAAGCTGTAAAGCAGATCGGGATAGAGTGGGCTATTGCCCAATGCAAGGAACTTCTGGATTTTGGAGTTCCTGTGCTGCACTTTTACTCCATGGGGAAAAGTGATAATATTAAAAAAGTAGCCGGTGAGCTATTCTAA
- the metH gene encoding methionine synthase: MKYLRLSGLEPLIITPESNFINVGERTNVAGSKKFLRLIKEEKFSEALDIARHQVEGGAQILDVNFDDGLIDGKASMIKFLNLIASEPDISRIPIMIDSSKWEILEAGLQVAQGKCVVNSISLKGGEEEFIKQAKAVKRYGAAVIVMAFDETGQADNFERRIEISKRSYDILVNQIGFPAEDIIFDLNIFPVATGMEEHRRNAIDFIEATRWVRQNLPYASVSGGVSNVSFSFRGNDTVREAMHSVFLYHAIQAGMNIGIVNPSMLEVYDEINKELLELVEDVILDKRDDATERLLDYSEKHKSVKKEIVEDLEWRTRPLQERITHALVKGIDRFIEEDVEEARQQAEKPLHVIEINLMTGMGVVGDLFGSGKMFLPQVVKSARVMKKAVAYLQPYIEAEKDGSRPANGKILMATVKGDVHDIGKNIVSVVLGCNNYEIVDLGVMVPAEKIIQTAIEEKVDVIGLSGLITPSLDEMVYIASELERQNLDFPLLIGGATTSKAHTAVKIDLKYKNAVVHVNDASRAVNVVSSLLGDRNKDYVSDLKDEYSDFREKFLNRQVDKDYVSIEEARQSNFSIDWANEEIYTPNNLGVTVIEDQDLRELLPFIDWSPFFRSWDLHGKYPNILEDEVVGVQAKELFKDAQVILKRILDEKLLKAKAVFGIFKANSNETDDIIIFDENKQEQAKFLTLRQQAQRSKGKEYLALSDFIAPQNSGKTDYVGAFCVTTGFGTDELAEEYEKANDDYNAIMVKALADRFAEAYAEFLHKKVRTEYWGYANQENLSNEELIAEKYKGIRPAPGYPACPDHLEKKTIWDLLKVEENTGVFLTESLAMFPTASVSGYYFGSPHAKYFGLGKITEDQLKDYAERRGCSIQEARKWLSPNLAD, encoded by the coding sequence ATGAAATATTTAAGATTATCCGGCCTCGAGCCCCTTATTATAACCCCGGAGAGTAATTTCATCAACGTTGGTGAAAGAACCAATGTTGCCGGATCCAAAAAATTTTTAAGACTTATAAAAGAGGAGAAATTCTCTGAAGCACTCGATATTGCCCGCCATCAGGTAGAAGGGGGAGCACAGATTCTTGATGTCAACTTCGATGATGGATTGATCGATGGAAAAGCATCCATGATTAAATTCCTGAATTTAATAGCTTCAGAACCGGATATTTCAAGAATCCCAATCATGATAGACTCCTCCAAATGGGAGATTCTGGAAGCCGGACTTCAGGTGGCACAGGGGAAATGCGTAGTCAATTCCATCAGTCTGAAAGGAGGTGAAGAAGAATTCATCAAACAGGCAAAAGCTGTTAAAAGATATGGCGCTGCTGTGATCGTAATGGCATTTGACGAAACAGGCCAGGCAGACAATTTTGAACGCAGAATTGAAATTTCAAAACGGTCCTATGATATTCTTGTTAACCAGATTGGCTTTCCTGCCGAAGACATTATTTTCGACCTGAATATCTTCCCTGTGGCAACGGGAATGGAAGAGCACAGAAGAAATGCTATTGATTTCATTGAAGCTACAAGATGGGTAAGACAAAATCTTCCTTATGCCTCCGTAAGCGGTGGTGTAAGTAACGTTTCGTTTTCATTCCGTGGAAATGATACCGTAAGAGAAGCCATGCACTCTGTATTCCTTTACCATGCCATTCAGGCGGGAATGAATATCGGGATTGTAAACCCGTCTATGCTGGAAGTATACGATGAGATCAATAAAGAGCTTCTCGAGCTTGTAGAAGATGTGATCCTTGATAAAAGAGATGATGCTACAGAAAGACTTCTGGACTATTCTGAAAAGCATAAATCCGTCAAAAAAGAAATAGTTGAAGACCTGGAATGGAGGACCAGACCTTTACAGGAAAGAATTACCCATGCTTTGGTAAAAGGAATTGACCGTTTTATCGAAGAAGATGTGGAAGAGGCCAGACAACAGGCAGAAAAACCTCTTCACGTCATTGAAATTAACCTGATGACCGGAATGGGTGTTGTTGGAGATTTATTCGGAAGCGGAAAAATGTTCCTTCCCCAGGTTGTAAAATCTGCAAGGGTAATGAAAAAAGCCGTTGCCTACCTGCAGCCTTATATTGAGGCTGAAAAAGACGGCTCAAGGCCTGCCAACGGAAAAATTCTGATGGCAACGGTAAAAGGTGATGTCCACGATATCGGAAAAAATATTGTGAGTGTTGTACTGGGCTGTAACAATTATGAGATTGTAGACCTTGGAGTAATGGTTCCCGCAGAAAAAATTATCCAGACCGCTATTGAAGAAAAAGTTGATGTCATCGGGTTAAGCGGATTAATTACCCCAAGCCTTGATGAGATGGTGTACATTGCTTCCGAGCTGGAAAGACAAAACCTCGATTTTCCATTATTGATCGGTGGTGCTACCACTTCAAAAGCACATACCGCCGTAAAGATTGATTTAAAATATAAAAATGCTGTAGTTCACGTTAACGATGCTTCAAGAGCGGTAAATGTAGTGAGTTCATTATTAGGTGACAGAAACAAAGATTATGTTTCAGACCTGAAAGATGAATACTCAGATTTCCGTGAAAAATTCCTGAACAGACAGGTTGATAAAGACTATGTTTCTATTGAAGAGGCAAGACAGAGCAATTTTTCTATCGACTGGGCAAACGAGGAGATTTATACACCAAATAATTTAGGGGTGACCGTAATTGAAGATCAGGATTTAAGAGAATTACTTCCTTTCATCGACTGGTCGCCATTTTTCAGAAGCTGGGATCTCCACGGGAAATACCCGAATATTTTAGAAGATGAGGTGGTAGGAGTTCAGGCTAAAGAATTATTTAAAGATGCTCAGGTTATCCTGAAAAGAATCCTCGATGAAAAACTGTTGAAGGCAAAAGCGGTCTTTGGTATTTTCAAAGCCAATTCCAATGAAACGGATGATATTATAATCTTTGACGAAAATAAGCAGGAACAGGCAAAATTCCTGACATTAAGACAACAGGCTCAACGATCCAAAGGAAAAGAATATCTGGCGTTAAGTGACTTTATCGCTCCGCAAAATTCAGGAAAAACAGATTATGTAGGAGCTTTCTGTGTGACTACCGGCTTCGGAACAGATGAGCTTGCAGAAGAATACGAAAAAGCCAATGACGATTACAACGCCATCATGGTAAAAGCCCTTGCCGACAGATTTGCAGAAGCTTATGCAGAATTTTTACATAAAAAAGTAAGAACAGAATATTGGGGCTATGCCAATCAGGAAAATTTAAGCAATGAAGAGCTGATTGCAGAAAAATACAAGGGAATCCGTCCTGCGCCGGGATATCCTGCATGTCCGGACCATTTGGAAAAGAAAACCATCTGGGATCTTTTAAAAGTAGAAGAAAATACCGGGGTTTTCCTTACTGAAAGCCTGGCCATGTTCCCTACGGCATCAGTTTCCGGATACTATTTCGGAAGCCCCCATGCTAAATATTTCGGCCTGGGAAAAATTACAGAAGATCAGCTTAAAGATTATGCCGAAAGAAGAGGCTGTAGCATTCAGGAAGCAAGAAAGTGGTTGTCTCCTAATCTGGCAGATTAA
- a CDS encoding fatty acid desaturase produces the protein MEKPVYLKNPDDIKLFNELRNKVNQRIENISENRDIYIQIKAVILPLIYFALYFIALFNADKSWMYIGSFVLMGIFLVLIYLNLIHEAAHNNIYKSKKLNSLLLHIFDLVGANSYIWKKRHIASHHAYPNVDGWDTDIEQSGLLLIVPWIKAKGVQKFQHWFFFLVYPLYLFNWMFIRDFRDFFDHERVILKTQGSIPLIEKVKMVSYKLFYFFYQIAVPVLFFKVSVGLALGAWFLQVIAASIFALFVLLPLHPLPDNAFPKLDEKNGLPFSWLRHQFEVTNDLKENNWFVRNILGNFNFHVAHHLFPNYSYMYYNEITEEIEEFAKEHHLAYKRFPIFTALGKHVDLLRQNANNAYYILEE, from the coding sequence ATGGAAAAGCCCGTTTACTTAAAAAACCCAGATGATATTAAACTTTTTAATGAACTAAGAAACAAAGTGAATCAGCGGATAGAGAACATTTCAGAAAACAGGGATATCTATATTCAGATCAAAGCAGTAATTCTGCCTTTGATCTATTTTGCTTTGTATTTTATTGCTTTATTTAATGCAGACAAATCCTGGATGTATATTGGAAGTTTTGTTCTGATGGGAATTTTTTTGGTGCTGATTTATCTAAACCTGATCCATGAAGCTGCGCATAATAATATTTATAAAAGTAAAAAGCTAAACTCGCTCTTGCTGCATATTTTTGACCTTGTAGGAGCTAATTCATACATCTGGAAAAAAAGACATATTGCCAGTCATCATGCCTATCCGAATGTAGATGGCTGGGATACCGATATAGAACAGAGCGGTCTTCTTTTAATCGTGCCATGGATTAAAGCAAAAGGAGTACAGAAGTTTCAGCACTGGTTTTTCTTCCTGGTATATCCTCTTTACCTTTTTAACTGGATGTTCATCAGGGATTTCAGGGATTTTTTTGATCATGAAAGAGTGATTCTAAAGACCCAGGGCTCGATTCCCCTTATTGAAAAAGTAAAAATGGTGAGCTATAAACTCTTCTATTTCTTTTACCAGATTGCAGTTCCTGTCCTGTTTTTTAAAGTATCCGTGGGATTGGCTTTGGGAGCATGGTTTCTTCAGGTAATAGCGGCAAGTATTTTTGCACTGTTTGTATTGTTGCCTCTGCACCCGCTTCCTGATAATGCTTTCCCAAAACTGGACGAAAAAAACGGGCTTCCGTTCAGCTGGCTTCGTCACCAGTTTGAGGTAACCAATGATTTGAAGGAAAACAACTGGTTTGTGAGAAATATTTTAGGAAACTTTAATTTCCATGTGGCCCATCACCTTTTCCCGAATTACAGCTATATGTACTATAACGAGATCACAGAAGAGATCGAAGAATTTGCAAAAGAACACCATTTAGCTTACAAAAGATTTCCAATTTTCACTGCTTTAGGCAAACATGTGGATCTGCTCCGGCAGAATGCGAACAATGCCTATTATATTTTAGAAGAATAG
- a CDS encoding homocysteine S-methyltransferase family protein: MKNSEQLYKAISERILILDGAMGTMLQRYKFEEEDYRGERFKDWEHPVKGNNDLLSLTQPQAIEEVHKKYLEAGADIIETNTFSGTTIAMADYHMEDLVYELNFESAKIARKACDEYTAQNQDKPRFVAGSIGPTNRTASLSPDVNDPGYRAITFEELRVAYKQQCEALLDGGSDILLVETIFDTLNAKAALFAIDELQEERNIKIPIMVSGTITDASGRTLSGQTAEAFLISVSHLNLLSVGFNCALGADQLTPYLETLAHNSEFYVSAYPNAGLPNAFGKYDETPEDMARQIKEYVEKGLINIIGGCCGTTPDHIKAIADLVAEYSPRKLEKFA; this comes from the coding sequence ATGAAAAATTCAGAACAATTATACAAGGCAATATCCGAGAGAATTTTAATTCTTGACGGAGCCATGGGAACCATGCTTCAGCGTTACAAGTTTGAAGAAGAAGATTACCGTGGGGAACGTTTCAAAGACTGGGAGCATCCGGTAAAAGGCAATAATGACCTCCTTTCTCTTACGCAGCCTCAGGCCATTGAGGAAGTTCATAAGAAATACCTGGAAGCCGGAGCAGACATTATAGAAACCAATACCTTCTCCGGAACTACTATTGCAATGGCAGATTACCATATGGAAGATCTGGTGTATGAGCTGAACTTCGAGTCTGCGAAGATTGCCAGAAAAGCATGTGATGAATATACCGCTCAAAACCAGGATAAGCCAAGATTTGTTGCAGGCTCAATAGGACCTACAAACAGAACGGCAAGCTTAAGTCCGGACGTAAATGATCCTGGATACAGAGCCATCACCTTTGAAGAACTGAGAGTTGCTTACAAACAGCAGTGTGAAGCTTTGCTGGATGGCGGTTCAGATATCCTTCTGGTAGAAACGATCTTCGATACATTGAATGCAAAAGCAGCTTTGTTTGCCATTGATGAACTTCAGGAAGAGAGAAACATAAAGATCCCGATTATGGTTTCAGGGACGATTACGGATGCTTCAGGAAGAACTTTAAGCGGGCAGACTGCGGAGGCATTCCTGATTTCAGTTTCACATCTGAATTTATTGAGTGTAGGGTTCAACTGTGCCCTCGGTGCCGATCAGCTGACGCCATATCTGGAAACTTTAGCCCATAATTCAGAATTTTATGTATCTGCTTATCCCAATGCAGGTCTTCCCAATGCTTTCGGGAAATATGATGAAACACCGGAAGATATGGCCAGACAGATCAAAGAATATGTAGAAAAAGGCTTGATCAATATCATAGGCGGATGCTGCGGAACCACTCCGGATCACATCAAAGCCATAGCAGATCTTGTAGCGGAATATTCTCCAAGAAAATTAGAAAAATTTGCATGA
- a CDS encoding O-succinylhomoserine sulfhydrylase, with protein MENFETSAIRTQTERTQFDEHTTPLYLTSSFIFQDAEDMRASFAEEKPKNLYSRFSNPNVTEFTDKIAIMEGAEAGYAFATGMAAIYSTFAALLDAGDHIVSCQSVFGSTHTLFTKYFPKWNIETTYFKAGDAENVEQYIKSNTKILYLETPTNPAIEILDLEFFGQIAKKHNLIFIVDNCFATPYLQQPIKYGADIVVHSATKLIDGQGRVLGGVAVGKADLIREIYLFARNTGPAMSPFNAWVLSKSLETLAIRVEKHCENALKVAGFLENHPNVELVKYPFLASHPSYEIAKKQMKLGGNIVAFEIKGGIEGGRNFLDKIKLCSLSANLGDTRTIVTHPASTTHSKLTDEERNEVGITAGLVRCSVGLEHVDDIIADLKQALD; from the coding sequence ATGGAAAATTTTGAAACATCAGCGATAAGAACCCAGACTGAAAGAACCCAGTTTGATGAACATACAACCCCTTTGTATCTTACTTCCAGCTTTATTTTTCAGGATGCAGAAGATATGAGGGCAAGTTTTGCAGAAGAAAAACCTAAGAATCTGTACAGCCGTTTTTCAAATCCGAACGTAACCGAATTCACGGATAAAATTGCAATAATGGAAGGCGCAGAAGCCGGATATGCATTTGCAACAGGAATGGCGGCTATTTATTCTACCTTTGCGGCTTTATTGGATGCCGGTGATCACATCGTAAGCTGCCAGTCGGTATTTGGATCTACACATACCTTATTTACCAAGTATTTTCCGAAATGGAATATAGAAACCACCTATTTTAAGGCTGGGGATGCTGAAAATGTTGAGCAATATATTAAGTCCAATACAAAAATTCTATACCTGGAAACTCCTACCAATCCGGCCATTGAAATTCTGGATCTTGAGTTTTTCGGGCAGATTGCGAAAAAGCACAACCTGATCTTTATTGTAGATAACTGTTTTGCAACGCCTTATCTTCAGCAGCCTATTAAATATGGAGCAGATATTGTTGTGCATTCCGCAACGAAACTTATTGACGGTCAGGGAAGAGTACTGGGCGGAGTAGCAGTTGGTAAAGCAGATTTAATCAGAGAAATTTACCTTTTCGCAAGAAATACAGGGCCTGCAATGTCACCTTTCAATGCATGGGTACTATCAAAAAGTCTTGAAACGCTTGCTATCCGTGTTGAAAAGCATTGTGAAAACGCCTTGAAAGTAGCAGGGTTTTTAGAAAATCATCCCAATGTAGAGCTTGTGAAATATCCGTTCCTGGCATCTCACCCAAGTTATGAAATAGCTAAAAAGCAGATGAAGCTGGGCGGAAATATTGTAGCTTTTGAAATTAAAGGTGGAATAGAAGGCGGAAGAAACTTTCTGGATAAAATAAAACTGTGCTCGCTTTCTGCCAACCTGGGAGATACCAGAACTATTGTAACCCATCCTGCATCTACTACCCATTCTAAACTGACCGATGAGGAAAGAAATGAAGTAGGCATTACCGCAGGACTGGTACGTTGTTCTGTAGGTCTTGAACATGTTGACGATATTATTGCAGATTTGAAACAGGCATTGGATTAA
- a CDS encoding ACT domain-containing protein: MRNANEIKFLKNRSIIKFEGEDFLGEIGIDGRIFKALTLARISVGVISQQAIENGISILVNEADAEKAVTCLIDEFEAERKSGKVSQIYSINNVSVLGFVAEDFNKVLAELARNNVFPLLLNQVAAEKRVNIVVTSSQDEKTKNIIESEIFKKPKTVHLAIIGHGNVGKTLIEQVLQSSEEIRRRKKIDLKVVAVANSRKIAFNKKGFNANWSDEVLTAEHPSNVEELISFSKENQLENLIVVDNTASKDFVKNYHALAENGFDLVSSNKIFNTLPIEEYRKLRYTLSKNNRRYLYETNVGAGLPLIDTIKLLHLSGENITRIKGVFSGTLSYVFNNFSLRDDKFSTIVNEALEKGYTEPDPREDLSGNDVARKLLILARELDLINEFDDINIQNLVPESLLSVSKSEFLSRLHELDEEYQTIKENQEPGHVLRYVGDLHGDLQKDKGQLDVKLVSVPGSSALGQLKGSDSIFEIYTESYGENPIVIMGAGAGAQVTARGVFGDILRVSETK, translated from the coding sequence ATGAGAAATGCTAACGAAATAAAGTTTTTAAAGAACAGATCAATTATCAAATTTGAAGGAGAAGATTTCCTGGGTGAAATCGGGATCGATGGAAGAATTTTTAAGGCGCTCACTTTGGCGCGTATAAGTGTGGGAGTGATCTCCCAGCAGGCTATTGAAAATGGGATATCCATCCTTGTAAATGAAGCGGATGCAGAAAAAGCAGTTACCTGCCTGATTGATGAATTTGAAGCCGAAAGAAAGTCAGGTAAAGTTTCACAGATTTACAGCATTAATAATGTTTCCGTACTTGGATTTGTAGCGGAAGATTTTAATAAAGTCCTTGCAGAGCTGGCAAGAAATAATGTGTTTCCACTACTTTTAAACCAGGTGGCAGCAGAAAAGAGAGTCAATATTGTGGTTACCTCTTCTCAGGACGAGAAAACGAAAAATATCATTGAATCTGAAATTTTCAAAAAGCCTAAAACCGTTCATTTAGCAATCATAGGTCATGGAAATGTAGGAAAAACATTAATAGAACAGGTTTTACAGTCTTCCGAAGAAATCAGAAGACGTAAGAAAATCGATCTTAAAGTAGTTGCGGTAGCTAATTCAAGGAAAATTGCCTTCAATAAAAAAGGATTCAATGCAAATTGGAGCGATGAGGTTTTAACGGCAGAACACCCGTCAAATGTTGAGGAACTGATTAGCTTCTCAAAAGAAAACCAGTTGGAAAACCTTATCGTAGTCGACAATACAGCAAGCAAAGATTTTGTGAAAAACTATCATGCGCTGGCTGAAAACGGCTTTGATCTGGTTTCATCCAATAAAATTTTTAACACTCTTCCTATTGAAGAATACCGTAAACTAAGATATACGTTGAGCAAAAACAACAGACGTTATCTTTATGAAACCAACGTTGGCGCAGGGCTTCCGCTAATCGATACCATAAAACTCTTACACCTTTCAGGAGAGAATATCACAAGAATTAAAGGGGTATTCTCTGGAACATTGAGTTACGTTTTCAATAATTTCTCTTTGAGAGATGATAAGTTTTCCACAATTGTCAATGAAGCTTTGGAAAAAGGCTACACAGAACCAGACCCACGAGAAGATTTATCAGGAAATGATGTGGCCAGAAAATTATTAATTCTGGCGAGAGAGCTGGACTTAATCAATGAATTTGACGATATCAACATTCAGAATCTGGTTCCTGAAAGTTTACTATCTGTTTCAAAATCAGAATTTCTTTCAAGATTACATGAGCTGGATGAAGAATATCAGACAATTAAAGAAAATCAGGAGCCGGGGCATGTGCTTCGTTATGTGGGTGATCTTCACGGTGATCTTCAGAAAGACAAAGGTCAGCTTGATGTAAAACTGGTTTCCGTGCCGGGAAGTTCAGCTTTAGGACAGTTGAAAGGTTCAGATTCTATTTTTGAGATTTATACGGAAAGTTATGGCGAAAATCCAATTGTAATCATGGGAGCCGGAGCGGGAGCTCAGGTAACGGCAAGAGGAGTTTTCGGAGATATTCTGAGAGTAAGTGAAACGAAATAA
- a CDS encoding alpha/beta fold hydrolase — protein sequence MKTELNYINLSYQTHSQKEYHIPLTYQIFGPDLFSAPIILVNHALTGNSNVSGEKGWWKQLIGENQVIDTKKYTVLCFNIPGNGFDDFLIDEYEDFTPSDIAEIFLKGLEALHIKNLYAIIGGSLGGGVAWEMLARQPQLAEIFIPIACDFKTHDWLHAQCLVQKFLLDGNDEPLQKARIHAMLCYRTPQSLNDRFQNRYDPEKQRLESEDWLVYHGNSLNERFSLKAYKLMNHLLMNIDTEEQQLEKIDARMHLIAVDTDLFFPASEIRMCFEQLKEKKKEVFYHEIQSIHGHDAFLMEYKQLNTIIKNIL from the coding sequence TTGAAAACAGAACTAAACTATATTAATCTTTCGTATCAAACCCATTCCCAAAAGGAATACCATATCCCGTTGACTTATCAGATCTTCGGGCCAGACTTGTTTTCAGCTCCCATTATACTGGTAAATCATGCCTTGACCGGAAATTCAAATGTTTCCGGAGAAAAAGGATGGTGGAAACAGCTGATCGGAGAAAATCAGGTCATTGATACCAAAAAATATACTGTTCTGTGTTTCAATATCCCCGGAAACGGATTTGATGACTTTTTAATTGACGAATACGAAGATTTCACTCCTTCAGATATTGCTGAAATATTCCTGAAAGGTCTTGAAGCTTTACATATCAAAAATTTATACGCCATTATCGGAGGCTCTCTCGGAGGAGGAGTTGCATGGGAAATGCTTGCCAGGCAACCACAACTGGCAGAAATCTTTATCCCCATTGCCTGCGATTTCAAAACCCACGACTGGCTTCATGCGCAATGCTTGGTTCAGAAATTTCTACTGGACGGAAATGATGAACCCCTGCAGAAAGCAAGAATTCATGCGATGCTGTGCTATAGAACCCCTCAGTCTTTAAACGACAGATTTCAAAATAGATACGACCCGGAAAAACAGAGATTAGAATCTGAAGACTGGCTCGTTTATCACGGAAATTCATTAAACGAAAGATTTAGTTTAAAAGCCTATAAGCTGATGAATCATTTGCTGATGAATATTGACACAGAAGAACAACAGCTGGAAAAAATAGATGCCCGAATGCACCTTATCGCTGTTGATACAGACCTGTTTTTCCCGGCATCAGAAATCCGAATGTGCTTTGAGCAGCTTAAAGAGAAAAAGAAAGAGGTTTTCTATCATGAAATACAGTCAATTCATGGTCATGATGCCTTCCTGATGGAATATAAACAATTAAATACAATCATAAAAAATATTTTGTAG